A genome region from Cydia pomonella isolate Wapato2018A chromosome 21, ilCydPomo1, whole genome shotgun sequence includes the following:
- the LOC133529753 gene encoding neurofilament heavy polypeptide-like isoform X5, whose product MSQMVTRQRTGGDEKEKRQTDSPVKDMKKKMAANAEKEKNAAEQATSKPAEKPADKAEKPTDKTEKPAEKPAEKPKVAEKPADKKDKAPEKEKPAEKKDKPAEKEKPVEKKDKPAEKEKPVEKKDKPADKKEGQSEKKKEENGKGESSGKTEKPAANGRPKQNGTTNGTSKESKVLKLTDSGKDTPKDKKSDAKSDAKSDGKPEAKSDGKPEAKSDGKSAKTVAKTAETPKKEETIKADVKKDVKESPRKGGKEDKSERVEVEVVVEIENNGDASEESRKPDTNFSKSRVKVSPYRRSMRLADQTTSSIAANYTGNNTTMEMDITESSSFMDETMDDSYLSGLRSIRGRRSYKLLQELPPRGAAADRSGRSVASITVSEQSTRPTAPVVGRKRKPEPEDHISIASEAREADSPIGKRQRLLEKLARPFRKTVLMPARRNAEIVGINTDLPLTAPVASTSRFDPETLKAASDTPAPPAAPPALAAPAAEDAKRCVIM is encoded by the exons ATGAGTCAAATGGTGACGCGACAACGGACGGGTGGGGATGAAAAGGAAAAG CGACAAACAGACAGTCCAGTGAAAGATATGAAAAAGAAAATGGCGGCCAACGCTGAAAAGGAAAAGAACGCCGCAGAACAAGCCACCAGCAAGCCTGCAGAAAAACCTGCAGATAAAGCAGAGAAACCCACAGATAAAACAGAGAAACCTGCAGAAAAGCCCGCGGAGAAACCGAAGGTAGCTGAGAAGCCGGCTGATAAGAAAGATAAGGCTCCTGAGAAGGAGAAGCCAGCTGAGAAGAAAGATAAACCTGCTGAGAAGGAGAAACCAGTTGAGAAGAAAGATAAACCTGCTGAGAAGGAGAAACCAGTTGAGAAGAAAGATAAACCTGCTGACAAGAAGGAGGGACAGAGTGAAAAGAAGAAGGAAGAGAATGGCAAAGGAGAGAGCAGTGGAAAG ACAGAGAAACCAGCAGCAAACGGGCGTCCCAAACAGAACGGCACCACGAACGGAACG TCAAAGGAATCGAAGGTACTTAAACTCACTGATTCGGGCAAAGACACGCCGAAAGACAAAAAATCAGACGCTAAATCCGATGCCAAATCAGACGGAAAACCAGAAGCCAAATCAGACGGAAAACCAGAAGCCAAATCGGACGGAAAATCCGCAAAAACGGTCGCCAAAACAGCAGAGACGCCAAAGAAGGAGGAAACTATTAAAGCGGATGTTAAGAAAGACGTCAAGGAGTCTCCTAGAAAGGGGGGGAAGGAAGATAAGTCGGAGAGAGTGGAAGTCGAGGTGGTTGTGGAGATTGAGAACAATGGAG ACGCGTCAGAGGAATCCCGCAAGCCGGACACGAACTTCTCCAAGTCGCGAGTCAAGGTGTCCCCATACCGCCGCAGTATGCGCCTCGCAGACCAGACCACCAGCTCCATCGCGGCCAACTATACTG GCAACAACACAACCATGGAGATGGACATAACGGAGTCCTCCTCGTTCATGGACGAGACGATGGACGACAGCTACCTGAGCGGTCTGCGCTCCATACGAGGGCGGCGCAGCTACAAGCTGCTGCAGGAGCTGCCCCCGAGGGGCGCCGCCGCCGACAGGAGCGGCCGGTCCGTCGCCAGCATCACAG TATCCGAGCAGTCAACTCGTCCTACTGCTCCCGTAGTCGGCCGCAAACGCAAGCCCGAACCCGAAGACCACATCTCCATCGCCAGCGAGGCCCGAGAGGCCGACAGTCCCATAGGCAAGAGGCAAAGACTGCTTGAGAAGTTGGCTCGGCCTTTCAGGAAAACTGTGCTTATGCCCGCTAGGAGGAATGCTGAG ATCGTGGGCATCAACACCGACTTGCCTCTCACGGCCCCCGTGGCCTCCACGTCCCGCTTCGACCCCGAGACGCTGAAGGCGGCTTCAGACACCCCCGccccgcccgccgcgccgcccgccctcgCCGCGCCCGCTGCGGAGGACGCCAAGCGGTGCGTCATCATGTAA
- the LOC133529753 gene encoding neurofilament heavy polypeptide-like isoform X2, with amino-acid sequence MSQMVTRQRTGGDEKEKRQTDSPVKDMKKKMAANAEKEKNAAEQATSKPAEKPADKAEKPTDKTEKPAEKPAEKPKVAEKPADKKDKAPEKEKPAEKKDKPAEKEKPVEKKDKPAEKEKPVEKKDKPADKKEGQSEKKKEENGKGESSGKTEKPAANGRPKQNGTTNGTVSPDSDSVSDVDETEQFPELAYDDSDVEWEPGMDCPSRSLTRREQSKESKVLKLTDSGKDTPKDKKSDAKSDAKSDGKPEAKSDGKPEAKSDGKSAKTVAKTAETPKKEETIKADVKKDVKESPRKGGKEDKSERVEVEVVVEIENNGDASEESRKPDTNFSKSRVKVSPYRRSMRLADQTTSSIAANYTGNNTTMEMDITESSSFMDETMDDSYLSGLRSIRGRRSYKLLQELPPRGAAADRSGRSVASITVSEQSTRPTAPVVGRKRKPEPEDHISIASEAREADSPIGKRQRLLEKLARPFRKTVLMPARRNAEIVGINTDLPLTAPVASTSRFDPETLKAASDTPAPPAAPPALAAPAAEDAKRCVIM; translated from the exons ATGAGTCAAATGGTGACGCGACAACGGACGGGTGGGGATGAAAAGGAAAAG CGACAAACAGACAGTCCAGTGAAAGATATGAAAAAGAAAATGGCGGCCAACGCTGAAAAGGAAAAGAACGCCGCAGAACAAGCCACCAGCAAGCCTGCAGAAAAACCTGCAGATAAAGCAGAGAAACCCACAGATAAAACAGAGAAACCTGCAGAAAAGCCCGCGGAGAAACCGAAGGTAGCTGAGAAGCCGGCTGATAAGAAAGATAAGGCTCCTGAGAAGGAGAAGCCAGCTGAGAAGAAAGATAAACCTGCTGAGAAGGAGAAACCAGTTGAGAAGAAAGATAAACCTGCTGAGAAGGAGAAACCAGTTGAGAAGAAAGATAAACCTGCTGACAAGAAGGAGGGACAGAGTGAAAAGAAGAAGGAAGAGAATGGCAAAGGAGAGAGCAGTGGAAAG ACAGAGAAACCAGCAGCAAACGGGCGTCCCAAACAGAACGGCACCACGAACGGAACGGTGAGTCCCGACTCGGACTCGGTGTCAGATGTGGACGAGACGGAACAGTTCCCGGAACTGGCTTACGATGATTCGGACGTAGAGTGGGAGCCAGGCATGGACTGTCCTAGCCGCAGCCTCACCAGGCGAGAACAG TCAAAGGAATCGAAGGTACTTAAACTCACTGATTCGGGCAAAGACACGCCGAAAGACAAAAAATCAGACGCTAAATCCGATGCCAAATCAGACGGAAAACCAGAAGCCAAATCAGACGGAAAACCAGAAGCCAAATCGGACGGAAAATCCGCAAAAACGGTCGCCAAAACAGCAGAGACGCCAAAGAAGGAGGAAACTATTAAAGCGGATGTTAAGAAAGACGTCAAGGAGTCTCCTAGAAAGGGGGGGAAGGAAGATAAGTCGGAGAGAGTGGAAGTCGAGGTGGTTGTGGAGATTGAGAACAATGGAG ACGCGTCAGAGGAATCCCGCAAGCCGGACACGAACTTCTCCAAGTCGCGAGTCAAGGTGTCCCCATACCGCCGCAGTATGCGCCTCGCAGACCAGACCACCAGCTCCATCGCGGCCAACTATACTG GCAACAACACAACCATGGAGATGGACATAACGGAGTCCTCCTCGTTCATGGACGAGACGATGGACGACAGCTACCTGAGCGGTCTGCGCTCCATACGAGGGCGGCGCAGCTACAAGCTGCTGCAGGAGCTGCCCCCGAGGGGCGCCGCCGCCGACAGGAGCGGCCGGTCCGTCGCCAGCATCACAG TATCCGAGCAGTCAACTCGTCCTACTGCTCCCGTAGTCGGCCGCAAACGCAAGCCCGAACCCGAAGACCACATCTCCATCGCCAGCGAGGCCCGAGAGGCCGACAGTCCCATAGGCAAGAGGCAAAGACTGCTTGAGAAGTTGGCTCGGCCTTTCAGGAAAACTGTGCTTATGCCCGCTAGGAGGAATGCTGAG ATCGTGGGCATCAACACCGACTTGCCTCTCACGGCCCCCGTGGCCTCCACGTCCCGCTTCGACCCCGAGACGCTGAAGGCGGCTTCAGACACCCCCGccccgcccgccgcgccgcccgccctcgCCGCGCCCGCTGCGGAGGACGCCAAGCGGTGCGTCATCATGTAA
- the LOC133529753 gene encoding neurofilament heavy polypeptide-like isoform X4, with the protein MSQMVTRQRTGGDEKEKRQTDSPVKDMKKKMAANAEKEKNAAEQATSKPAEKPADKAEKPTDKTEKPAEKPAEKPKVAEKPADKKDKAPEKEKPAEKKDKPAEKEKPVEKKDKPAEKEKPVEKKDKPADKKEGQSEKKKEENGKGESSGKTEKPAANGRPKQNGTTNGTVKATRTPETPRPASDRRDADDSKESKVLKLTDSGKDTPKDKKSDAKSDAKSDGKPEAKSDGKPEAKSDGKSAKTVAKTAETPKKEETIKADVKKDVKESPRKGGKEDKSERVEVEVVVEIENNGDASEESRKPDTNFSKSRVKVSPYRRSMRLADQTTSSIAANYTGNNTTMEMDITESSSFMDETMDDSYLSGLRSIRGRRSYKLLQELPPRGAAADRSGRSVASITVSEQSTRPTAPVVGRKRKPEPEDHISIASEAREADSPIGKRQRLLEKLARPFRKTVLMPARRNAEIVGINTDLPLTAPVASTSRFDPETLKAASDTPAPPAAPPALAAPAAEDAKRCVIM; encoded by the exons ATGAGTCAAATGGTGACGCGACAACGGACGGGTGGGGATGAAAAGGAAAAG CGACAAACAGACAGTCCAGTGAAAGATATGAAAAAGAAAATGGCGGCCAACGCTGAAAAGGAAAAGAACGCCGCAGAACAAGCCACCAGCAAGCCTGCAGAAAAACCTGCAGATAAAGCAGAGAAACCCACAGATAAAACAGAGAAACCTGCAGAAAAGCCCGCGGAGAAACCGAAGGTAGCTGAGAAGCCGGCTGATAAGAAAGATAAGGCTCCTGAGAAGGAGAAGCCAGCTGAGAAGAAAGATAAACCTGCTGAGAAGGAGAAACCAGTTGAGAAGAAAGATAAACCTGCTGAGAAGGAGAAACCAGTTGAGAAGAAAGATAAACCTGCTGACAAGAAGGAGGGACAGAGTGAAAAGAAGAAGGAAGAGAATGGCAAAGGAGAGAGCAGTGGAAAG ACAGAGAAACCAGCAGCAAACGGGCGTCCCAAACAGAACGGCACCACGAACGGAACG GTGAAGGCGACGCGCACCCCGGAGACGCCGCGCCCGGCGTCCGACCGGCGGGACGCAGACGAT TCAAAGGAATCGAAGGTACTTAAACTCACTGATTCGGGCAAAGACACGCCGAAAGACAAAAAATCAGACGCTAAATCCGATGCCAAATCAGACGGAAAACCAGAAGCCAAATCAGACGGAAAACCAGAAGCCAAATCGGACGGAAAATCCGCAAAAACGGTCGCCAAAACAGCAGAGACGCCAAAGAAGGAGGAAACTATTAAAGCGGATGTTAAGAAAGACGTCAAGGAGTCTCCTAGAAAGGGGGGGAAGGAAGATAAGTCGGAGAGAGTGGAAGTCGAGGTGGTTGTGGAGATTGAGAACAATGGAG ACGCGTCAGAGGAATCCCGCAAGCCGGACACGAACTTCTCCAAGTCGCGAGTCAAGGTGTCCCCATACCGCCGCAGTATGCGCCTCGCAGACCAGACCACCAGCTCCATCGCGGCCAACTATACTG GCAACAACACAACCATGGAGATGGACATAACGGAGTCCTCCTCGTTCATGGACGAGACGATGGACGACAGCTACCTGAGCGGTCTGCGCTCCATACGAGGGCGGCGCAGCTACAAGCTGCTGCAGGAGCTGCCCCCGAGGGGCGCCGCCGCCGACAGGAGCGGCCGGTCCGTCGCCAGCATCACAG TATCCGAGCAGTCAACTCGTCCTACTGCTCCCGTAGTCGGCCGCAAACGCAAGCCCGAACCCGAAGACCACATCTCCATCGCCAGCGAGGCCCGAGAGGCCGACAGTCCCATAGGCAAGAGGCAAAGACTGCTTGAGAAGTTGGCTCGGCCTTTCAGGAAAACTGTGCTTATGCCCGCTAGGAGGAATGCTGAG ATCGTGGGCATCAACACCGACTTGCCTCTCACGGCCCCCGTGGCCTCCACGTCCCGCTTCGACCCCGAGACGCTGAAGGCGGCTTCAGACACCCCCGccccgcccgccgcgccgcccgccctcgCCGCGCCCGCTGCGGAGGACGCCAAGCGGTGCGTCATCATGTAA
- the LOC133529753 gene encoding cylicin-2-like isoform X1: protein MSQMVTRQRTGGDEKEKRQTDSPVKDMKKKMAANAEKEKNAAEQATSKPAEKPADKAEKPTDKTEKPAEKPAEKPKVAEKPADKKDKAPEKEKPAEKKDKPAEKEKPVEKKDKPAEKEKPVEKKDKPADKKEGQSEKKKEENGKGESSGKTEKPAANGRPKQNGTTNGTVSPDSDSVSDVDETEQFPELAYDDSDVEWEPGMDCPSRSLTRREQVKATRTPETPRPASDRRDADDSKESKVLKLTDSGKDTPKDKKSDAKSDAKSDGKPEAKSDGKPEAKSDGKSAKTVAKTAETPKKEETIKADVKKDVKESPRKGGKEDKSERVEVEVVVEIENNGDASEESRKPDTNFSKSRVKVSPYRRSMRLADQTTSSIAANYTGNNTTMEMDITESSSFMDETMDDSYLSGLRSIRGRRSYKLLQELPPRGAAADRSGRSVASITVSEQSTRPTAPVVGRKRKPEPEDHISIASEAREADSPIGKRQRLLEKLARPFRKTVLMPARRNAEIVGINTDLPLTAPVASTSRFDPETLKAASDTPAPPAAPPALAAPAAEDAKRCVIM from the exons ATGAGTCAAATGGTGACGCGACAACGGACGGGTGGGGATGAAAAGGAAAAG CGACAAACAGACAGTCCAGTGAAAGATATGAAAAAGAAAATGGCGGCCAACGCTGAAAAGGAAAAGAACGCCGCAGAACAAGCCACCAGCAAGCCTGCAGAAAAACCTGCAGATAAAGCAGAGAAACCCACAGATAAAACAGAGAAACCTGCAGAAAAGCCCGCGGAGAAACCGAAGGTAGCTGAGAAGCCGGCTGATAAGAAAGATAAGGCTCCTGAGAAGGAGAAGCCAGCTGAGAAGAAAGATAAACCTGCTGAGAAGGAGAAACCAGTTGAGAAGAAAGATAAACCTGCTGAGAAGGAGAAACCAGTTGAGAAGAAAGATAAACCTGCTGACAAGAAGGAGGGACAGAGTGAAAAGAAGAAGGAAGAGAATGGCAAAGGAGAGAGCAGTGGAAAG ACAGAGAAACCAGCAGCAAACGGGCGTCCCAAACAGAACGGCACCACGAACGGAACGGTGAGTCCCGACTCGGACTCGGTGTCAGATGTGGACGAGACGGAACAGTTCCCGGAACTGGCTTACGATGATTCGGACGTAGAGTGGGAGCCAGGCATGGACTGTCCTAGCCGCAGCCTCACCAGGCGAGAACAG GTGAAGGCGACGCGCACCCCGGAGACGCCGCGCCCGGCGTCCGACCGGCGGGACGCAGACGAT TCAAAGGAATCGAAGGTACTTAAACTCACTGATTCGGGCAAAGACACGCCGAAAGACAAAAAATCAGACGCTAAATCCGATGCCAAATCAGACGGAAAACCAGAAGCCAAATCAGACGGAAAACCAGAAGCCAAATCGGACGGAAAATCCGCAAAAACGGTCGCCAAAACAGCAGAGACGCCAAAGAAGGAGGAAACTATTAAAGCGGATGTTAAGAAAGACGTCAAGGAGTCTCCTAGAAAGGGGGGGAAGGAAGATAAGTCGGAGAGAGTGGAAGTCGAGGTGGTTGTGGAGATTGAGAACAATGGAG ACGCGTCAGAGGAATCCCGCAAGCCGGACACGAACTTCTCCAAGTCGCGAGTCAAGGTGTCCCCATACCGCCGCAGTATGCGCCTCGCAGACCAGACCACCAGCTCCATCGCGGCCAACTATACTG GCAACAACACAACCATGGAGATGGACATAACGGAGTCCTCCTCGTTCATGGACGAGACGATGGACGACAGCTACCTGAGCGGTCTGCGCTCCATACGAGGGCGGCGCAGCTACAAGCTGCTGCAGGAGCTGCCCCCGAGGGGCGCCGCCGCCGACAGGAGCGGCCGGTCCGTCGCCAGCATCACAG TATCCGAGCAGTCAACTCGTCCTACTGCTCCCGTAGTCGGCCGCAAACGCAAGCCCGAACCCGAAGACCACATCTCCATCGCCAGCGAGGCCCGAGAGGCCGACAGTCCCATAGGCAAGAGGCAAAGACTGCTTGAGAAGTTGGCTCGGCCTTTCAGGAAAACTGTGCTTATGCCCGCTAGGAGGAATGCTGAG ATCGTGGGCATCAACACCGACTTGCCTCTCACGGCCCCCGTGGCCTCCACGTCCCGCTTCGACCCCGAGACGCTGAAGGCGGCTTCAGACACCCCCGccccgcccgccgcgccgcccgccctcgCCGCGCCCGCTGCGGAGGACGCCAAGCGGTGCGTCATCATGTAA
- the LOC133529753 gene encoding neurofilament heavy polypeptide-like isoform X3: MKKKMAANAEKEKNAAEQATSKPAEKPADKAEKPTDKTEKPAEKPAEKPKVAEKPADKKDKAPEKEKPAEKKDKPAEKEKPVEKKDKPAEKEKPVEKKDKPADKKEGQSEKKKEENGKGESSGKTEKPAANGRPKQNGTTNGTVSPDSDSVSDVDETEQFPELAYDDSDVEWEPGMDCPSRSLTRREQVKATRTPETPRPASDRRDADDSKESKVLKLTDSGKDTPKDKKSDAKSDAKSDGKPEAKSDGKPEAKSDGKSAKTVAKTAETPKKEETIKADVKKDVKESPRKGGKEDKSERVEVEVVVEIENNGDASEESRKPDTNFSKSRVKVSPYRRSMRLADQTTSSIAANYTGNNTTMEMDITESSSFMDETMDDSYLSGLRSIRGRRSYKLLQELPPRGAAADRSGRSVASITVSEQSTRPTAPVVGRKRKPEPEDHISIASEAREADSPIGKRQRLLEKLARPFRKTVLMPARRNAEIVGINTDLPLTAPVASTSRFDPETLKAASDTPAPPAAPPALAAPAAEDAKRCVIM, encoded by the exons ATGAAAAAGAAAATGGCGGCCAACGCTGAAAAGGAAAAGAACGCCGCAGAACAAGCCACCAGCAAGCCTGCAGAAAAACCTGCAGATAAAGCAGAGAAACCCACAGATAAAACAGAGAAACCTGCAGAAAAGCCCGCGGAGAAACCGAAGGTAGCTGAGAAGCCGGCTGATAAGAAAGATAAGGCTCCTGAGAAGGAGAAGCCAGCTGAGAAGAAAGATAAACCTGCTGAGAAGGAGAAACCAGTTGAGAAGAAAGATAAACCTGCTGAGAAGGAGAAACCAGTTGAGAAGAAAGATAAACCTGCTGACAAGAAGGAGGGACAGAGTGAAAAGAAGAAGGAAGAGAATGGCAAAGGAGAGAGCAGTGGAAAG ACAGAGAAACCAGCAGCAAACGGGCGTCCCAAACAGAACGGCACCACGAACGGAACGGTGAGTCCCGACTCGGACTCGGTGTCAGATGTGGACGAGACGGAACAGTTCCCGGAACTGGCTTACGATGATTCGGACGTAGAGTGGGAGCCAGGCATGGACTGTCCTAGCCGCAGCCTCACCAGGCGAGAACAG GTGAAGGCGACGCGCACCCCGGAGACGCCGCGCCCGGCGTCCGACCGGCGGGACGCAGACGAT TCAAAGGAATCGAAGGTACTTAAACTCACTGATTCGGGCAAAGACACGCCGAAAGACAAAAAATCAGACGCTAAATCCGATGCCAAATCAGACGGAAAACCAGAAGCCAAATCAGACGGAAAACCAGAAGCCAAATCGGACGGAAAATCCGCAAAAACGGTCGCCAAAACAGCAGAGACGCCAAAGAAGGAGGAAACTATTAAAGCGGATGTTAAGAAAGACGTCAAGGAGTCTCCTAGAAAGGGGGGGAAGGAAGATAAGTCGGAGAGAGTGGAAGTCGAGGTGGTTGTGGAGATTGAGAACAATGGAG ACGCGTCAGAGGAATCCCGCAAGCCGGACACGAACTTCTCCAAGTCGCGAGTCAAGGTGTCCCCATACCGCCGCAGTATGCGCCTCGCAGACCAGACCACCAGCTCCATCGCGGCCAACTATACTG GCAACAACACAACCATGGAGATGGACATAACGGAGTCCTCCTCGTTCATGGACGAGACGATGGACGACAGCTACCTGAGCGGTCTGCGCTCCATACGAGGGCGGCGCAGCTACAAGCTGCTGCAGGAGCTGCCCCCGAGGGGCGCCGCCGCCGACAGGAGCGGCCGGTCCGTCGCCAGCATCACAG TATCCGAGCAGTCAACTCGTCCTACTGCTCCCGTAGTCGGCCGCAAACGCAAGCCCGAACCCGAAGACCACATCTCCATCGCCAGCGAGGCCCGAGAGGCCGACAGTCCCATAGGCAAGAGGCAAAGACTGCTTGAGAAGTTGGCTCGGCCTTTCAGGAAAACTGTGCTTATGCCCGCTAGGAGGAATGCTGAG ATCGTGGGCATCAACACCGACTTGCCTCTCACGGCCCCCGTGGCCTCCACGTCCCGCTTCGACCCCGAGACGCTGAAGGCGGCTTCAGACACCCCCGccccgcccgccgcgccgcccgccctcgCCGCGCCCGCTGCGGAGGACGCCAAGCGGTGCGTCATCATGTAA